A region from the Streptomyces tsukubensis genome encodes:
- the eccCb gene encoding type VII secretion protein EccCb: MAGMAGRRIALLVATDGYVDPGLNQLRSPARGADELAALLKDEAVGRFDFVRTLTNRPKEEIEREIEALLSHRAPGDLVLLYLACHGIRNDTDRLFFATIGTDLNRPHTTAVRADLIHQLLDECEARTKIVLLDCCYSGLFHRATPMSPAPVDVEAALVGRGTFVITASTALEYAYEGEQLTMDNARPVSRFTAALNEGLGTGYADLDRDGVITPDELYTYVHDAVANQSGPEQTPTKSGQYEGHVAIAYAAPADPATGLPRQSAKRDQLVLGSLLPPPVDTPDRGFICDAWEGASRLLVPIGRTPAASGGDLTCLDLSSRSGNVAVIGRLGSGKTTLLRSLTMSLTLTHTPHEAEFYLLEGAVNRLGVLRSMPHVKELAAAHEHEAVGRVLTAVKDAVAIRRALFRDLGIDSVEEFRELRAAGRLPYDGGSDVFLVVDGWLDFDWEMADFAQEVHRITNAGLNYGVHLIASARRWSDFGPSLLGLLGTRVEMPLDDPAESQIDTVLSGGLGIGWGLSHRRRFQVAVPHLEEVSGAAEARRSLAETIRRMRERWLGVQPGAAAPPRTDIPFTELYGIEDAEAFDADAAWSPRTPQDRLRVPIGVGEDGRPVLLDLKESAQGGTGPHGLCIGATGSGKSELLRTLVLGLAVTHSPRALNFVLADFKGRATFAGTERLPHLSALITGLSEDPALVDRMSGALGGELRRRQELLQSAGYTSAEGYEEVRAAGAPLAPLPSLLVVVDEVSELISVRPDFLELLVMIARVGGSLGVHLLLASHRLDEGRLRGLDTYLSYRIGLRTFSSAESRRVIGVPDAYHLPALPGSGYLQYGDGRTVRFRAAYVSAPQARTSLPELPEHPEAPVTAVPARSEPEEEADTEVGFGAGPPVIPQPGSAWQVPQEMPQEMPQEMPVGAAPGGTPSVPPQESGDAVPDHRDAAGAAIAAGIIAAGTTAAAHIGALIRTDADTPDGTPGEHPGSAAPGAPAAFGDSLLDVLVRRTAGQGPPAHQVWLPPLGDPVSLDVLLPQLETTPERGLHPPRYAALGRLRVPVGLVDRPDQQRREPLVLDFSGTGGDGLIVGAPQSGKSTLLRTVVLSLALTHTPAEVQFYCLDFGGGGLQQLGGLPHTGGVAGRLEPDRVRRTVAEATEILEQREAFFAAENIESMAAYRRDRARGRWPDQPWGDVFLIVDGWAGFKTDYEELEGALADLAARGPAFGIHLLLTAVRYAEVRPALRDRLGTRVELRLSDPVESEISRKAAQGVPIGVPGRGLTSDTFHFLAAVPRLSDLSAPDTGLAEATARLVAAVGLQWPGPSAPPVRVLPALLPDSSLPAESGRSSGEILLGLDGTTLQPFGIDFETDPWLVVFGESQSGKSSLLRLLANRIAERYTPAQAQLFVVDYRRSLLGELPPEHVVQYVPSTGLQPHVAALADLARRRLPTANVTPDELRNRSWYSGPDLFLLVDDYDLVATGSGNPLYPLLEHLPFARDVGLRLVLCRSSAGAGRALYEPLLQYLRDQGAPALMLSGDRSEGSLFGSVRLSRQPPGRGTLTGRRDRPRQVQLAYRQPREG, encoded by the coding sequence ATGGCGGGGATGGCGGGGCGCCGGATCGCACTGCTGGTCGCAACTGACGGGTACGTCGACCCGGGGCTCAACCAGCTCCGGTCGCCCGCCCGTGGCGCCGACGAGCTGGCGGCCCTGCTGAAGGACGAGGCGGTGGGCCGCTTCGATTTCGTCCGTACGCTCACCAACCGCCCCAAGGAGGAGATCGAACGCGAGATCGAAGCCCTGCTGAGCCATCGTGCTCCGGGCGATCTCGTCCTGCTCTACCTCGCCTGCCACGGCATTCGGAACGACACCGACCGGCTGTTCTTCGCGACCATCGGGACGGATCTCAACCGTCCGCACACCACCGCCGTCCGGGCCGACCTCATCCATCAGCTGCTCGACGAGTGCGAGGCCCGCACCAAGATCGTGCTGCTCGACTGCTGCTACAGCGGGCTGTTCCACCGGGCCACCCCGATGTCCCCGGCGCCCGTCGACGTCGAGGCTGCGCTCGTCGGCCGCGGCACCTTCGTCATCACCGCTTCGACGGCGCTGGAGTACGCCTACGAGGGCGAGCAGCTCACGATGGACAACGCGCGGCCCGTGTCCCGTTTCACGGCCGCCCTCAACGAGGGCCTCGGCACCGGCTACGCCGATCTCGACCGCGACGGCGTGATCACCCCCGACGAGCTGTACACCTATGTCCACGACGCGGTCGCCAACCAGAGCGGCCCGGAGCAGACGCCCACCAAGTCCGGGCAGTACGAGGGCCATGTCGCCATCGCCTACGCGGCCCCCGCCGATCCGGCCACGGGGCTGCCCCGGCAGAGCGCGAAGCGGGACCAGCTGGTGCTGGGCTCCCTGCTGCCGCCGCCCGTCGACACCCCCGACCGGGGGTTCATCTGCGATGCGTGGGAGGGCGCGTCCCGGCTGCTGGTGCCGATCGGCCGGACCCCCGCGGCCTCCGGCGGGGACCTCACCTGTCTGGACCTCTCCAGCCGCAGCGGGAACGTCGCCGTCATCGGCCGGCTCGGCAGCGGGAAGACCACGCTGCTGCGGTCCCTGACGATGTCGCTGACGCTGACCCACACCCCGCACGAGGCCGAGTTCTACCTGCTGGAGGGGGCCGTCAACCGGCTCGGGGTGCTGCGGTCGATGCCGCATGTGAAGGAGCTGGCCGCGGCCCATGAGCACGAGGCCGTCGGTCGGGTCCTCACCGCGGTCAAGGACGCCGTCGCCATCCGCCGGGCCCTCTTCCGCGATCTCGGCATCGACTCCGTCGAGGAGTTCCGCGAACTGCGGGCCGCGGGCCGGCTTCCGTACGACGGCGGCAGCGACGTCTTCCTCGTCGTCGACGGCTGGCTGGACTTCGACTGGGAGATGGCGGACTTCGCCCAGGAGGTGCACCGGATCACCAACGCGGGCCTCAACTACGGCGTCCATCTCATCGCCTCCGCCCGCCGCTGGTCCGATTTCGGCCCCAGCCTGCTGGGCCTCCTCGGCACCCGGGTCGAAATGCCCCTCGACGATCCGGCCGAATCCCAGATCGACACCGTCCTCTCCGGCGGTCTCGGCATCGGCTGGGGCCTGTCGCACCGGCGGCGGTTCCAGGTGGCCGTACCCCATCTGGAAGAGGTCTCCGGCGCCGCGGAGGCCCGCCGTTCGCTGGCCGAGACGATCCGGCGGATGCGGGAGCGCTGGCTGGGCGTACAGCCGGGTGCGGCGGCCCCGCCGCGTACCGACATCCCCTTCACCGAGCTGTACGGCATCGAGGACGCCGAAGCGTTCGACGCGGACGCCGCCTGGTCGCCCCGGACCCCGCAGGACCGGCTCCGGGTGCCGATCGGGGTCGGCGAGGACGGCCGGCCCGTGCTGCTCGACCTGAAGGAGTCCGCGCAGGGCGGGACGGGACCGCACGGCCTCTGCATCGGCGCGACCGGCTCCGGGAAGTCCGAGCTGCTGCGCACCCTCGTCCTGGGGCTCGCCGTCACCCACTCCCCCCGCGCCCTGAACTTCGTCCTCGCCGACTTCAAGGGCCGGGCGACCTTCGCCGGTACGGAACGGCTGCCGCATCTGTCGGCCCTCATCACCGGTCTCTCGGAGGATCCGGCCCTGGTGGACCGGATGAGCGGAGCCCTCGGCGGCGAACTCCGGCGCCGTCAGGAGCTGCTGCAGAGCGCGGGGTACACCAGCGCCGAGGGCTACGAGGAGGTGCGCGCCGCCGGTGCGCCGCTGGCCCCGCTGCCCTCGCTGCTGGTCGTCGTCGACGAGGTCTCCGAACTGATCTCCGTACGGCCCGACTTCCTCGAACTCCTCGTCATGATCGCCCGGGTCGGGGGCTCCCTCGGGGTGCATCTGCTGCTGGCTTCGCACCGGTTGGACGAAGGGAGGCTGCGCGGTCTGGACACGTACCTCTCGTACCGGATCGGCCTGCGCACCTTCTCATCGGCGGAGTCCCGGCGGGTGATCGGAGTGCCGGACGCCTACCATCTGCCGGCGCTGCCGGGCTCCGGTTATCTGCAGTACGGCGACGGCCGGACGGTCCGTTTCCGGGCGGCGTACGTCTCCGCTCCGCAGGCCCGGACCTCCCTCCCGGAGCTTCCGGAGCATCCGGAGGCCCCGGTGACCGCCGTACCCGCGCGGTCGGAACCGGAGGAAGAGGCGGACACCGAGGTGGGTTTCGGGGCCGGTCCCCCGGTGATTCCGCAGCCGGGGTCCGCATGGCAGGTACCGCAGGAGATGCCGCAGGAGATGCCGCAGGAGATGCCGGTGGGGGCGGCGCCCGGGGGCACGCCCTCCGTACCGCCGCAGGAGTCCGGGGACGCGGTGCCCGACCACCGGGACGCCGCCGGAGCTGCAATCGCTGCCGGGATCATTGCCGCCGGAACCACTGCCGCTGCTCATATCGGGGCCCTGATCCGAACCGATGCCGATACCCCCGACGGTACGCCCGGAGAGCATCCCGGCTCCGCCGCCCCCGGCGCACCCGCCGCCTTCGGCGACAGCCTGCTGGATGTGCTGGTCCGCCGCACCGCCGGGCAGGGGCCGCCCGCGCACCAGGTCTGGCTGCCGCCGCTCGGCGATCCGGTCTCCCTCGACGTCCTGCTGCCGCAGCTGGAGACCACACCGGAGCGCGGTCTGCACCCCCCGCGCTACGCCGCCCTGGGCCGGCTGCGGGTCCCGGTCGGGCTGGTCGACCGGCCCGACCAGCAGCGCCGCGAACCGCTGGTCCTCGACTTCTCGGGCACCGGCGGGGACGGGCTGATCGTCGGCGCGCCCCAGTCCGGCAAATCCACTCTGCTGCGGACCGTCGTCCTCTCCCTCGCCCTGACCCACACCCCGGCCGAGGTCCAGTTCTACTGCCTCGACTTCGGCGGCGGCGGGCTCCAGCAGCTCGGCGGGCTGCCGCATACGGGCGGTGTCGCGGGCCGGCTCGAACCGGACCGGGTACGCCGCACCGTCGCGGAAGCGACGGAGATCCTCGAACAGCGCGAGGCGTTCTTCGCGGCCGAGAACATCGAGTCCATGGCCGCCTACCGCCGGGACCGGGCCCGGGGGCGGTGGCCGGACCAGCCGTGGGGCGACGTCTTCCTGATCGTCGACGGCTGGGCGGGCTTCAAAACCGACTACGAGGAGCTGGAGGGGGCCCTCGCCGACCTCGCCGCCCGCGGCCCGGCCTTCGGCATCCATCTGCTGCTGACGGCCGTCCGGTACGCGGAGGTGCGTCCGGCGCTCCGCGACCGTCTCGGCACCCGGGTCGAGCTGCGTCTCTCCGACCCCGTCGAGTCGGAGATCTCCCGGAAGGCGGCGCAGGGCGTCCCGATCGGGGTCCCCGGGCGCGGTCTGACCTCCGACACGTTCCACTTCCTGGCCGCCGTACCGAGGCTGAGCGACCTGTCCGCGCCCGATACGGGTCTCGCGGAGGCCACGGCACGCCTCGTCGCCGCCGTCGGCCTGCAGTGGCCGGGCCCGTCCGCGCCGCCCGTGCGGGTGCTGCCCGCACTGCTGCCGGACAGTTCGCTGCCCGCCGAGTCCGGCCGTTCGAGCGGGGAGATCCTGCTCGGTCTGGACGGGACGACGCTCCAGCCCTTCGGCATCGACTTCGAGACCGACCCCTGGCTGGTGGTCTTCGGGGAGTCGCAGTCCGGCAAATCGTCCCTGCTGCGGCTGCTGGCGAACCGGATCGCCGAACGCTACACGCCCGCGCAGGCGCAGCTGTTCGTCGTCGACTACCGGCGGTCGCTCCTCGGCGAGCTGCCGCCGGAGCACGTGGTGCAGTACGTCCCGTCGACGGGCCTCCAGCCGCATGTCGCGGCCCTCGCGGACCTCGCGCGGCGGCGGCTGCCGACGGCGAACGTCACCCCGGACGAGCTGCGGAACCGGTCCTGGTACTCCGGGCCCGATCTGTTCCTGCTCGTCGACGACTACGACCTTGTCGCGACCGGGTCCGGCAATCCGCTCTACCCGCTCCTCGAACATCTGCCGTTCGCCCGGGACGTCGGCCTGCGCCTGGTGCTGTGCCGGAGTTCGGCGGGGGCGGGCCGGGCGCTGTACGAGCCGCTGCTCCAGTATCTGCGCGATCAGGGCGCGCCCGCGCTGATGCTCTCGGGCGACCGTTCCGAGGGGTCCCTCTTCGGCTCGGTCCGGCTGTCCCGGCAGCCCCCGGGCCGCGGGACCCTCACCGGCCGCCGCGACCGTCCCCGTCAGGTCCAGCTCGCCTACCGGCAGCCCCGGGAGGGCTGA
- a CDS encoding threonine synthase, translated as MSAAESAESAATTAHPAPAYLDERSGRRYPLTDPHRWRGDDGAPLTVTPLPGPAPVDVDTARRSLWRYRAAFPLPLAPVTLGEGCTPLLDGEWDGVPVSYKAEWANPTGSFKDRGASLLVSYLAHHGITEIIEDSSGNGGSSIAAYCAAAGIRARILVPEHTSPAKILQTRAYGADIERIPGDREATAAEALRRAGAGAVYAGHNWHPFFLQGTKTLAYEIWEDLGFRAPDNVVTVAGAGSTVLGCAIGFGELLAAGRIERLPRLLVAQPANCAPLYAAFRAGAETEVPVETAPTIAEGTAIRHPVRLPEVLRAIRASGGDLLAVPEQGIEEAVRGLARKGLYAEPTSATAAAAVTGFARRGVIQPGQTTVVVLTGSALKTAPVMERVIG; from the coding sequence ATGTCTGCTGCCGAGTCCGCTGAGTCCGCCGCGACGACCGCCCACCCCGCCCCCGCCTATCTCGACGAACGCTCGGGCCGCCGCTACCCCCTCACCGATCCGCACCGCTGGCGCGGCGACGACGGAGCCCCGCTGACCGTCACCCCGCTGCCCGGCCCGGCCCCCGTCGACGTGGACACCGCCCGCCGCTCCCTCTGGCGCTACCGCGCCGCGTTCCCGCTGCCCCTGGCCCCCGTCACCCTGGGGGAGGGCTGCACCCCGCTCCTCGACGGCGAATGGGACGGCGTACCGGTCTCCTACAAGGCCGAATGGGCCAACCCCACCGGCAGCTTCAAGGACCGCGGCGCCAGCCTGCTGGTCTCCTACCTCGCCCACCACGGCATCACCGAGATCATCGAGGACAGCTCCGGCAACGGCGGCTCGTCGATCGCCGCCTACTGCGCCGCCGCGGGCATCCGCGCCCGGATCCTCGTCCCCGAACACACCTCACCCGCCAAGATCCTCCAGACCCGGGCGTACGGCGCCGACATCGAACGCATCCCCGGCGACCGCGAAGCCACCGCCGCCGAAGCGCTGCGCCGGGCCGGGGCCGGCGCGGTCTACGCGGGCCACAACTGGCACCCCTTCTTCCTCCAGGGCACCAAGACCCTCGCCTACGAGATCTGGGAGGACCTCGGCTTCCGCGCCCCCGACAACGTGGTCACCGTCGCGGGCGCGGGCAGCACCGTCCTCGGCTGCGCCATCGGCTTCGGCGAACTCCTGGCGGCGGGCCGTATCGAACGGCTGCCGCGCCTGCTGGTGGCCCAGCCCGCCAACTGCGCCCCGCTGTACGCGGCCTTCCGCGCCGGAGCGGAGACGGAGGTCCCCGTCGAGACCGCCCCGACGATCGCCGAAGGCACCGCGATCCGGCACCCCGTCCGCCTCCCGGAGGTGCTGCGCGCGATCCGCGCCTCGGGCGGCGACCTGCTCGCGGTCCCGGAACAGGGCATCGAGGAGGCCGTCCGGGGCCTGGCGAGGAAGGGGCTGTACGCGGAACCCACCAGCGCCACCGCGGCCGCGGCGGTCACCGGATTCGCCCGCCGCGGGGTGATCCAACCGGGACAGACCACGGTCGTCGTCCTCACCGGCTCGGCACTGAAGACGGCCCCGGTGATGGAGCGCGTGATCGGGTGA
- a CDS encoding AfsR/SARP family transcriptional regulator: MQRAGDIDPGLLDQSRGWPATTDAPPTRPGERAVAGGRAGAEGKPRPVRRGSYDPKNDPKTSYGPRAPYGPPLPHPPSVPHTLPTTPHGPSVSHQPPVPHGPSAPYPSAVPAPPGTAPGLHDPAGARHRPAAPLTAYERHTAHGSPAGPGPADTAGAPAGDPADDPADEPEAGPVHSVGILGPVVLFGPDGPTAPSGSVVRALLGSLALAHPLPVNADTFATRLWPDRTAPQARQCLHTGAHRLRSWLLNATDGGLGVVTQPSGYALTGGDMPTDLARFRHATERARQLADPQSRLRHLQHAHSLWRGRLLEGIPPECVDHQAQQSLMLEHTGHLQDLARAALDARRPREAIVAARRACEEDHFNESSHALLMEALTAAGMRVAALDVYEHMRNRLNRSLGIAPGEILKQARGRVIGR, from the coding sequence ATGCAGAGAGCCGGTGACATCGACCCGGGGCTCCTCGACCAGAGCCGCGGTTGGCCGGCCACCACCGACGCGCCGCCGACCCGTCCGGGGGAGCGGGCCGTGGCGGGCGGACGAGCGGGCGCGGAGGGGAAGCCGCGGCCCGTGCGGCGGGGCTCGTACGATCCGAAGAACGATCCGAAGACGTCGTACGGCCCGAGGGCGCCCTACGGCCCGCCGCTCCCGCACCCACCCTCCGTACCCCACACCCTGCCCACCACTCCGCACGGCCCGTCCGTGTCCCACCAGCCGCCGGTCCCGCACGGGCCGTCGGCCCCCTACCCGTCCGCGGTCCCCGCCCCGCCCGGCACCGCCCCCGGACTCCACGACCCGGCGGGCGCCCGCCACCGGCCGGCCGCGCCCCTCACCGCCTACGAGCGGCACACCGCCCACGGCAGCCCCGCGGGACCCGGCCCGGCGGACACCGCAGGCGCCCCCGCAGGCGACCCAGCAGACGACCCCGCCGACGAACCGGAGGCCGGGCCGGTCCACAGCGTCGGCATCCTCGGCCCGGTCGTCCTCTTCGGCCCCGACGGCCCCACCGCACCCTCCGGATCCGTCGTCCGCGCCCTGCTGGGCAGCCTGGCCCTGGCCCATCCCCTCCCGGTGAACGCCGACACCTTCGCCACCCGCCTCTGGCCCGACCGCACGGCACCCCAGGCCCGGCAGTGCCTGCACACCGGCGCCCACCGGCTCCGCTCCTGGCTGCTGAACGCCACCGACGGCGGCCTCGGCGTGGTCACCCAGCCCTCGGGATACGCCCTCACCGGCGGCGATATGCCGACCGACCTCGCCCGCTTCCGGCACGCCACCGAACGCGCCCGCCAACTCGCCGACCCGCAGAGCAGGCTGCGCCACCTCCAACACGCCCACTCCCTGTGGCGCGGCAGGCTGCTGGAGGGCATCCCGCCCGAGTGCGTCGACCACCAGGCCCAGCAGTCGCTGATGCTGGAGCACACGGGCCACCTCCAGGACCTGGCCCGGGCGGCGCTGGACGCCCGCAGGCCGCGCGAGGCCATCGTCGCGGCCCGGCGCGCCTGCGAGGAGGACCACTTCAACGAGTCCTCGCACGCGCTGCTGATGGAAGCGCTCACGGCGGCGGGTATGCGGGTCGCGGCGCTCGACGTCTACGAGCACATGCGCAACCGGCTGAACCGGTCCCTCGGCATCGCGCCCGGCGAGATCCTCAAACAGGCAAGGGGCCGCGTCATCGGCCGCTGA
- the selD gene encoding selenide, water dikinase SelD encodes MTGLRMTQYGRGGGCACKIPPGELETLLNGLTDAAPAVPGSPSADGRPGASALLVGPEHGDDAAAVRVDGPLAVISTADFFTPVADDPYTWGRIAATNAMSDVYAMGGTPVMAVNLLAWPRETLPMDLAREVLRGGLDAARSAGCAVAGGHSVDSAEPLYGMAVTGTADPARLITVDRAAPGTPLTLTKPLGVGVLNTLHKATGEVFPEAVEVMTTLNRDASAAAVAAGIRAGTDVTGFGLLGHAHRVARASGVTLAIDTARVPVLAAARTAAARGSISGGSRRNLDWVAPHADLTAADETTALLLADAQTSGGLLLAGELPGHPVIGEVLPFGGSTVLLR; translated from the coding sequence ATGACCGGCTTGCGGATGACCCAGTACGGGCGGGGCGGCGGCTGCGCCTGCAAGATCCCGCCCGGTGAACTGGAGACCTTACTCAACGGCCTCACCGACGCGGCGCCCGCCGTGCCCGGATCCCCGTCCGCCGACGGCCGGCCCGGCGCCTCCGCCCTCCTCGTCGGGCCGGAACACGGCGACGACGCGGCCGCCGTCCGCGTCGACGGCCCCCTGGCCGTGATCTCCACCGCCGACTTCTTCACCCCTGTTGCCGACGACCCCTACACCTGGGGCCGGATCGCCGCCACCAACGCCATGTCCGACGTGTACGCGATGGGCGGCACGCCCGTCATGGCGGTCAACCTCCTCGCCTGGCCGCGCGAGACGCTGCCGATGGACCTCGCCCGCGAGGTGCTCCGCGGCGGTCTGGACGCCGCCAGGTCCGCGGGCTGCGCCGTCGCGGGCGGCCACAGCGTCGACTCCGCCGAACCCCTCTACGGCATGGCGGTGACCGGCACCGCCGACCCCGCCCGGCTGATCACCGTGGACCGGGCCGCCCCCGGCACCCCCCTCACCCTCACCAAACCCCTCGGTGTCGGCGTCCTCAACACCCTCCACAAGGCCACCGGCGAGGTGTTCCCCGAGGCCGTCGAGGTGATGACCACCCTCAACAGGGACGCGTCGGCCGCCGCCGTCGCCGCCGGGATCCGGGCCGGAACGGACGTCACCGGCTTCGGACTCCTCGGCCACGCCCACCGGGTGGCCCGCGCCTCCGGGGTGACCCTCGCCATCGACACCGCCCGGGTGCCGGTCCTCGCCGCCGCCCGCACCGCGGCCGCCCGGGGCAGCATCAGCGGCGGCAGCCGCCGCAATCTGGACTGGGTGGCGCCCCACGCCGACCTCACCGCGGCCGACGAGACCACGGCCCTCCTGCTGGCCGACGCCCAGACCTCGGGCGGTCTGCTTCTGGCCGGAGAGCTGCCAGGTCATCCGGTCATCGGAGAGGTCCTTCCCTTCGGGGGCAGCACCGTACTGCTCCGCTGA
- a CDS encoding SelB domain-containing protein, whose product MMVLATAGHVDHGKSTLLRALTGMEPDRTEEERRRGLSIDLGYVWTTIPDCAEGAEARSACGPASDDRVASDDRVASDDRVASDDRVASDDRVAFVDVPGHERFLATMLAGAGPVPAVLFAVAADGGWMPQSQEHATALDALGVREGLLVVTRCDLADPGPALARARTALAGTGLAELPAVAVSARTGQGLGELRTAVAALRNRLPAPRTDAPVRLWADRAFARPGHGLVATGTLTEGSIARGDVLHTGPDGPSLTVRGLEELGRATGRSTGPARVALSLRGEAPREGLRGTALCAPGTFTLTGTADVRLAGAVLRGTSPRLTVHIGSAAVPAEVRRFGRGTARLVLGRPLPLRIGDRMVVTEHRRVVGSALVLDPVPPYVGPRRAGGLRAETLAAHPGTPDLGHETAVRGLVRTGTLSRIGVDCTRAAPVAGDWLVSAAERRRITGAVAEATADGEPADANSLIQRLGLPDRALLAALLPAERALREGRIVRADHADPLPAAARALVAALEAGLARGEFLAPTPAELAALGIGRRELALAVRSGRLVRLSDTVHVAPGVPERAAEALTPLAENPFTVSEARIRWNVPRRIALPLIEHLDRTGVTRRGPDDRRTLCPTRLTRENST is encoded by the coding sequence ATGATGGTCCTGGCGACCGCGGGCCACGTCGACCACGGCAAGTCGACGCTGCTGCGCGCGCTGACCGGAATGGAGCCGGACCGTACGGAGGAGGAGCGGCGGCGGGGCCTCAGCATCGACCTGGGCTATGTCTGGACGACGATCCCGGACTGCGCGGAGGGCGCCGAAGCCCGCAGCGCCTGCGGACCCGCCTCCGACGACCGGGTCGCCTCCGACGACCGGGTCGCCTCCGACGACCGGGTCGCCTCCGACGACCGGGTCGCCTCCGACGACCGGGTCGCCTTCGTCGACGTCCCCGGCCACGAACGTTTTCTCGCCACCATGCTCGCGGGCGCCGGACCCGTCCCCGCCGTCCTGTTCGCCGTCGCGGCCGACGGCGGCTGGATGCCCCAGTCCCAGGAGCACGCCACCGCCCTCGACGCCCTCGGCGTCCGCGAAGGGCTGCTCGTCGTCACCCGCTGCGACCTTGCCGACCCGGGCCCCGCGCTCGCCCGCGCCCGGACCGCGCTCGCCGGGACCGGGCTCGCGGAGCTGCCCGCGGTCGCCGTCAGCGCCCGCACCGGACAGGGCCTCGGTGAACTCCGTACCGCCGTCGCCGCCTTACGGAACCGGCTGCCCGCGCCGCGTACCGACGCGCCGGTACGGCTCTGGGCCGACCGCGCCTTCGCCCGCCCCGGCCACGGCCTCGTCGCCACCGGCACCCTGACCGAGGGCAGCATCGCCCGGGGCGACGTCCTGCACACCGGCCCCGACGGGCCGTCCCTGACCGTCCGCGGCCTCGAAGAACTGGGCCGCGCGACCGGACGCTCCACCGGCCCCGCCCGGGTGGCCCTCAGCCTGCGCGGTGAGGCACCGCGCGAAGGACTGCGCGGTACGGCGCTCTGCGCACCCGGGACATTCACCCTCACCGGCACCGCCGACGTCCGCCTGGCCGGTGCGGTACTGCGCGGCACCTCGCCCCGGCTGACCGTGCACATCGGCTCCGCCGCCGTCCCCGCCGAGGTCCGCCGCTTCGGCCGGGGCACCGCCCGGCTCGTCCTCGGCCGCCCGCTGCCGCTGCGGATCGGTGACCGGATGGTGGTCACCGAACACCGGCGGGTGGTCGGCAGCGCGCTCGTCCTCGACCCCGTACCGCCGTACGTCGGACCGCGCCGCGCGGGCGGACTGCGGGCCGAGACCCTCGCCGCCCACCCCGGCACGCCCGACCTCGGACACGAGACCGCGGTCCGCGGCCTGGTCCGCACCGGCACCCTGAGCCGGATCGGCGTCGACTGCACCCGAGCGGCCCCCGTCGCGGGCGACTGGCTGGTCTCGGCCGCCGAACGCCGCCGGATCACCGGCGCCGTGGCCGAGGCCACCGCCGACGGCGAACCCGCCGACGCGAACAGCCTGATCCAGCGCCTCGGACTGCCCGACCGGGCCCTGCTGGCCGCGCTGCTGCCCGCGGAACGGGCCCTGCGCGAGGGCCGGATCGTCCGCGCCGACCACGCCGACCCCCTCCCCGCGGCCGCCCGCGCCCTGGTGGCCGCACTCGAAGCGGGGCTCGCCCGGGGCGAGTTCCTCGCACCGACCCCCGCCGAACTCGCCGCGCTCGGCATCGGCCGCCGCGAACTGGCGCTCGCCGTCAGGTCAGGACGGCTCGTCCGGCTCTCCGACACCGTCCATGTCGCCCCCGGAGTCCCGGAGCGCGCGGCCGAGGCCCTCACCCCCCTGGCCGAAAATCCGTTCACCGTCTCGGAGGCGCGGATCCGGTGGAACGTACCCCGCCGGATTGCCCTCCCACTCATCGAGCATCTCGACCGCACCGGAGTCACCCGGCGCGGCCCCGATGATCGGCGCACCCTGTGCCCCACCCGCCTCACAAGGGAGAACAGCACATGA